From the genome of Candidatus Rhodoluna planktonica:
CATCAGGTAGGTGTCTCGCAGAGAATCTACGGTGACCAGGGTATAAATCTGAGTTGTGGTGACCGAAGCGTGCCCTAGTAATTCTTGAACCACACGGACGTCGGCACCGCCTTCTAGTAAGTGAGTGGCAAATGAATGCCGCAGAGTGTGCGGAGAAATGCCGGCAGCCAAGTTTGCTCGTTTCGCAGCGGACTGCAAAATAAGCCAAATTGACTGTCGAGTCATCCTCGCCCCTCTCAAATTTAGAAAAACTGCGGCACTGCCCCTGCCCCGGGATGCTAAACCTGGGCGTGCTGAAACCAGATACCGCTGCAGTGCGGTTTGAGCAAAACTGCCCACCGGCACGATTCGTTCTTTTGAACCCTTGCCGAACAGTCGAATCATTTCGGGGTCAACTAAATCATCTATGTCTAGCGCGGTTATTTCACTTACGCGAGCTCCAGTGGCATACATCAGCTCAAGGATTGCTCTATCTCGAAGCCGCGCTGAATCTTGCAGCACCCCGCTAGTTTCATCTGCTCCGGCAGCGTCGAGCAAACGTTCGACGTCACTAATCGAAATCGCCTTGGGGAGCTTTCTGCCCAGTTTCGGTGGCTTTATTTGGAAAGTGGGGTCAACTTTGGTGACACCCTCGCTGAGCAAAAACCGGTGAAACCCTCGAATCGCGGCAAGATGTCGGGCAATAGAGTTAGCCGATAGACCAAGCTGAGCCGAAAGATATTGGCTGAACGACGCAATCAAAGCTGCATCAATCTCGGCAACCGACGATATTTTCTGTTCGGCCAAAAAATCAATGTATTTTCGTAAATCTCGGCGGTAAGCAAGCTCAGTATTTTTAGCTAAACCGCGCTCAATAATCAGGTGCCTGATGTAGCGTTCGACGAGGCTTTCCAGCTCATCCATTTTTTGCCTTTAGCGCATAGGCCATAATCGCAACCAGAGCACTGGGGCTGCGCATTTTTGATTGCAGAATCGAACTCAGGCACTCGTTGAGCGCCACCCAAGAAACCTGCATATCTCGCTCTTCGCCATCGAGCTCAATGGCGTGACCCTCATAAGTAAGATCAGTGGCCAAAAATATTTCGATGGTTTCGTTGTTACCGCCCGGAGTCGTGTGAAACGAAATCAGCGGCTCAAACTTTTTGGCCCGATACCCAGTCTCTTCAAAAAGTTCTCGGCGAGCAGCCTCAACAGCAGATTCAGCTTCGACGTCTCTGAGTCCGGCTGGGATCTCCCAGAGATACTCTCGAACCGGGTGGCGATACTGTCGGATGAGCAGCACTTCAGAACGTTCGTTAACAGCAAGAATCGCGACCGCACCGGGGTGATTTACGAATTCGCGGGTCAGCTCTTCGCCGGCATATTCAAATTTTTCTCTAACAATATCCCAAATCATGCCTTCAAAAACCGTGTCTGATGACACCAGCTTCATATTTGCCGGCTGATCGAAGGTCATGTTAGGCGTCTTTTACCTCGAAAAGTTTGGTTGCAGCGGCGCGCTCAATTGCGGCTTCAACCAGCCCTCGAAACAACGGATGGGCTTTAGTTGGTCGAGATTTGAATTCTGGATGGGCCTGAGTTGAAACGTAGTATGGGTGTTTCTCTTTGGGCAATTCAACAAATTCAACCAGCTGGTCATCAGGTGAGGTGCCCGAAATAACCAACCCTGCGGCGGCAATCTGGTCGCGGTATTGGTTGTTGAATTCATAGCGGTGACGGTGACGTTCGTGCACAACCTCTGAACCATAAACCGAAGCAGCAATTGATCCTGGCAGCAACTTGGCCTCATAGGTTCCAAGTCGCATTGTGCCACCCAAATCACCGCCGGCGATGATATCGACCTGTTCGGCCATAGTAGCGATTACCGGATACTTGGCGTCTGGCTCAAACTCAGTCGATGAAGCCCCGTCAAGCCCAACAACATTGCGTGAGTATTCAATAACCATGCACTGCAGACCTAGGCAGAGCCCAAGAGTTGGGATTTTGTTTTCCCGGGCAAATTTAAGTGCTCCGAGCTTTCCTTCGATACCTCGAACTCCAAATCCGCCGGGTACACAAATTGCGTCAACATCTGCGAGGGCCGCGCGGGCGCCCTCTTCAGTTTCGCACTCGTCTGAAGGAATCCATTTGATGTTTACCTTCGCCGAAAGCGCAAATCCGCCTGCGCGAAGTGCTTCGGTAACCGAGAGGTAAGCATCTGGCAAGTCGATGTATTTTCCGACTAGACCAATACGAACCTGGTGTTTCGGTTGGTGCACAGCGGCAAGCACGCCAGACCAACGACTCCAGTCGACTTCTCTTTCTGGAAGTCCGAGTTTTTTTACGATGTACGAATCGAGACCTTCATCGTTCAACACCGTGGGAATGTCGTAAATACTGCTGGCATCAGCGGCGTTCACAACAGCGTGAACATCGATGTCAGTCATCAACGCAATTTTGTTCTTGATCGAATCTGGAAGTGGTCGATCAGAGCGGCAGACAACTGCGTCAGGCTGAATGCCAATTGAACGCAAGGTTGCTACCGAGTGCTGGGTTGGCTTGGTCTTAAGTTCACCGGATGGACCAAGGTAAGGGACCAGCGAAACATGCACGTAAAAGACATTGTCTCGGCCAACCTCGTGCCGCACCTGGCGCGCAGCCTCAAGGAATGGTTGGGATTCGATGTCGCCCACGGTTCCACCGATTTCGGTGATGATTACATCCGGAGCCGGTTTTTCGCTGGCTTGAAGTCTCATCCTGCGTTTGATTTCGTCAGTGATGTGCGGAATAACCTGCACGGTGTCGCCGAGGTATTCGCCGCGACGTTCACGTGCGATGACTGTCGAATAAATCTGCCCGGTGGTTACGTTAGCTGCCTGGTTCAAATCAACGTCAAGAAAGCGCTCATAGTGGCCAATGTCTAGATCGGTTTCTGCGCCGTCTTCGGTGACAAATACTTCACCGTGCTGGAATGGGTTCATTGTACCCGGATCTACGTTGAGATACGGGTCTAGTTTCTGCATGACAACTTTGAGACCGCGAGCTCGAAGAAGGTTGCCAAGTGACGAAGCCGTCAGGCCTTTTCCTAAAGAGGAGGCCACACCTCCGGTCACGAAAATGTGTCTAGTAACTGCGGAGTCCATTGCTTCTGCCATGGAACTTCAGCCTACCACCCAAAGCGCTGCAGCCATTGGCGTGGCGTCGAATAAATCTGAATTTGACTTAGAAATTGGTTTTTTCTAGCTTGGCGAGATCTAATAACTCGCGGGCATGAGCCAGACCCAATTCTGATTCGGTCAAACCCGAAAGCATTCTGGCTAGTTCGGTGGTGCGCTCGGTCTCGTCGAGTGAACGCACATCGCTGGCCGTGTAACTCTCACCAACGTTTTTTGTAACCCGAAGATGGCGGTCAGCAAATGCAGCGACCTGGGCAAGGTGAGTTACCACGATTACCTGAGTTGTTTTGGCCAGTTTGGCTAGGCGTTTTCCGATTTCGATTGCCGCGGCTCCGCCTACACCGGCATCAACCTCATCAAAAATGAAGGTCGGGGTTATCGACTTGGCGGCTAGAACAACCTCGATAGCCAACATGATTCGAGACAGTTCGCCTCCGCTGGCGCCTTTACCGAGCGGTCGAGGTTCGGCACCCGGATATGGAGAAAGCAAGATACTCACCGCATCTGCGCCAAATTGACCAAGCGGACCTGGCTCAACGCTAACCACCAAAGTAGCCCCTGGCATCGCTAGACCGGCCAGTTCAAGATTGACCGCATCCACTAATTGGGCGGCTGCCTTGACTCGGATTTCGCTGACCTTGGCTGCCAGAGATCTGGCTTCGCTTTCACAAAGCTCAACTTTTTCTCGAAGACTGTTCAAGCCATCCTCGGCAAAATCAAGTTGGTCAAGCTGACGTTGAGCCTCAGTTTGCAAAGTGAGCAGATCTTCAATCGTTCCAGGATATTTTCTAAGCAGTGCGTTCAACGCAGCACGTCGAGATTGGGCAGCATCCAATTCAGTTTCGGCTGCCCCCTCAAGATCACCCAAATATTGAGCCAGGTCTAGGGCGGCATCACGCACCAGGTCATTAGCCTCGGCTAAGCGCCCAGAGATGGCCTCTAATTTTGCATCAAATAGGACCGGGTCTAGGGATTTTTTGGCTAGGCCAATTAGAGAGATTGCATCCTGGTCAGAAAAATCGCTAGAGAGGGCTTCATGAGCTGAAGCTGCGGCTTGACGGATGCTAGCAAGATTTTCAAGGAGGGTGATTCGATCGCTCAACTGTTCAAGTTCACCCGGCTGGGGATTCACCTCAGAGATTTGCTCCAGCAGATATCTAAGATCTGAAATCTTCGTTTCTCGGTTCGCCAGAGAGGCCTCGAAGTTAGCTAACTCATCGCTGGCCTCACGCCAACGTTGGTAAGCACTTTGATACTCAAGCAGCAAAACTGAAAGTTCGCCTCCAGCCGCCGAGTCAAGAGCCTCTCTTTGGGCTGCTGACGTCTTCAACCTAATTTGATCTGCCTGGCCATGCACCACAACTAACTCGGCAGCCAACTCGCTCAAGGCCGAAACAGGTATAGCCCGCCCTTGAAGGGCCGCCTTGGAGCGCCCCTCAGAGTTAACCGAACGATTGACGATTAGCTCGCCCTCGCTGAGCTCTGAGCCCAAATTTTCGAGGGCAATTTGAATTGCTGTCGAGTTAGAGATTAGCCAGCGACCTTCAACATAAGCCTGAGTTTGCGATTTTCGAATGGTTGATGAATCGGCCCGCTCTCCCAGTAACAAACCAAGAGCGCTGAGCACCATAGTTTTTCCGGCTCCGGTTTCACCGGAAAGTACGGTAAGGCCGCGATCGAAATGCAGCCTTGCCTCTTCGATAACGCCGAGGTCTTTGATGTAAATTTCATCAATCACAAGCTAGACCCGTTCGTTTGCAGCCGGCCCGCGCCAACCGGCAACCGGTAGTGCAAATTTCTGAACCAGTCGCTTGGTAAAAGTAGTCTGCTGAACACTTGCCAAACGAACTGGATTTTTTGACTTACTTACCTGAACTCGGGCGCCTGCAGGAAGTTCGGTTGAACGCCTGCCATCACACCAGAGCGTGCCGCTGCCAACGCTGCGCTGGAGCACCTCGACTGCCACCTGCGCTTCGGGGTGTACCACAAGCGGTTTTGCAAAGAGCGCATGTGCGCTGAGCGGCACGACTAGCAGAGCATCGATTGTTGGCCAAACAATTGGCCCACCGGCAGAGAAAGCATAAGCCGTTGAACCGGTTGGTGTTGACACAATCATGCCATCGCAGCCAAAGCTGGAAAGCGGTTGGCCATCGATTTCGAGAACCACTTCAAGCATGCGTTCACGAGAGCTTTTTTCGACAGTGGCCTCATTTAGAGCCCAGGTTTCATAAACAGTTTTGCCATCAACCTGAACCTCGACGTCTAAAGTAAGTCGGTCAGTTACCTGGTAACTGCGTTCGATAATGTGCTGAATTGTCGATTCAATCTCTTCGCGCTCACTGTCGGCCAAGAAACCCACATGCCCCAAATTGATTCCCATAAGCGGGACGGCGCTTTCTCGCACAATTTCTGCAGCTTTGAGGATTGTGCCATCGCCACCGAAAACAACAGCAAGCTCGAGGTCAGCGACGTGCACATCTGAACCAAGTTCTTTAACAGCCGTGATGGTTGAAGCGGTCGCCCCTTGGGACTCGTTGAAGTTGCGGTAGTCATTCAATTCGCCAGAACTCATAACTGGCGTGATTCCGCTTTCGACAAGCCGTTCAATTAAAAACTGGCCAACTTCGATGGCTTCGAGCCTGCGAGTGTGGGTGACAATCAGCACATTACGTTGCATTTATACCCCTTTGGCTACCGACTCGATTTGCTGCATCCATTGTGACTTATTTGGCAACACATTTGGACTAATCCACAGGACGTATTCTTGGTTGCCATGGGTACCGGGTAGTTCAGAACGAACCAATCCGCAAATTCCCAGCCCTAACCTTTCGGCCTCGTCGACCACCTGATTAATTGCGCCGGCACGCAAGCGATGATCATTTACCAGCCCATTTGCACTCAGGGATTGTTTGCCAACTTCAAATTGGGGCTTGATCAACAAAACTAAATCAGCCAAAGGAGCAACCGTTTTGATTTGCTCCAAAACCATGGTCAAAGAAATGAAACTCAGATCCGCAACTACCAAATCAAACTTTGGATTAAGGGAACCGAAATTTGATTCAAATTTTGAACCGGCCAGCTTCGACGCTAGCGACTGCGGGCTTAGGTCACGAGCGTTGAATCCCTCGATAGCGGAAACCCTGGAATTTTGCGCCAATTCAGGCACCATTTGATCGTGGCCAACATCGAGAGCTACGACGTGCGCCACACCTCGCCGCAATAAAACATCAGTAAAGCCACCAGTTGATGCACCAACATCCAAGGCAATTTTTCCAACCAGTTCGATTTCAGCGAATTGATCCAAAGCTTTGGCTAACTTGTGCCCCGCTCTCGAAACATAATCAACAGCCTCAAGTACTGCTATCTCGGCATCCTCTGTGACTGGCTGAGAGGCCTTTCGACCCAGGTTTCCAGAAACTAAAACACGATTTGCTTCAATCAGGCTTGCTGCTTGGTTTCTTGATCTTGCGAGCCCGCGCTCGACTAAGGCTAGGTCTAGGCGCACAGGTTAGTTTTCCGAACTATTGAGTTCGGCTTCAAGCTTTTCGCGCAGTTCATTGATTGCCGTGGGCTGTTGCTCCAGCGGTAACTCCCCGATTTGTTCAAGTGCGGCCAACATCTGCTCTTCAAAATCTTGCGACATACCAATAGCCTATTCGTAGAGTTCTGGTTCGACATCTAGACCGTAGATCGGCGTTGAACTACTCCAGATAAGTGCAGTTGTAGCCTTCAGAGCGCCGAGCGACTTGGGGTCACCGGCGGTAACCCTGACCTTGTTTCCCAGCAGTTCAACTTCGGCCCCAGAACACTTATAGCCCCGTTTAGTTTGCTTAGGTGACTCGTATTTTCCGAGAATCTCCGTCAAATCACCAAGGATGTATGTAGGTCTGGACTCTGCTTTAGCGGCAAGCAATTCCTTGCGTGTGCAGACACCGGTCATCACAACCGCAGAGTCAATTCCGCTTCTGTTGGCACCCAGGATGTCAGTGTCTAGTCGGTCTCCGATGAAAAGCGTGGCCGAACCCGGAATTCCAAAATGTTCTAGCGCTGTGCCAAAAATAGCCGGTTCAGGTTTACCCGCGACTGTCGGCAATTGCCCGACAGCAGTGTGTATTGCTGAAATCAAAGTGCCGTTGCCGGGCGCCATCCCTTTATCTTGTGGGATAGTCCAATCAGAGTTGGTCGCAAACCATTTGGCACCTTTTTGGATCGCGTAGCTAGCCTCAGCCAACATGTGCCAGGCAACATCAGGTGAAAATCCCTGAATTACCGCTGCCGGCATTTCGTCAACCGTTGAAACGACTTCGAACCCGGCTTTGGTCACTTGATCTCTCAAACCTTCGCCGCCGACCACCAGGACTCGAGATCCTGCCGGCATTGACTTGGATAGCAACTCAGCTCCGGTGCGGGCAGAGCTGATGATGCTGCTGGGGTCTACTGGTAAACCAAATTCAGCTAGCTGCGCCGCAATCGTTTCTGGTTTTCTCGACGAATTATTGGTGACAAAACCAACCGGAATACCTGACCGCTGAAGCGAAACAATAGAGTCAACCGCACCATCAATGGCACGTTTACCCTCATAGATAACGCCGTCGAGGTCAGCTAGGAAAAGTTGGTAGGAAGAGCGAAAATTAGTCACGTTTGCCTCGCTTCGGTGATTCTCCGGAGCCAAAATCGCGGTTTCGACTGCCTTCGCGAGGCCTTCTCGGCGCCGAGCTTGATCTCGAAGACGAGGATTCCGAAGAGTCACGAGTGCTCGATGATGAATCTCGGTTGTAAGGACGATCACCATCACGACGAACCGGACGATCACCATCACGACGAACCGGACGATCACCATCACGACGAACCGGACGATCACCATTACGACTAGTCGACCCGTACCCGGCACGCGACGGGGCCCTTGGCTCGCGTCTATCATCCGAACGGCCCTGATAAGAATCACGGCTGCGCTCGCTAAATTCAGTGCGTTCAGGCAGCACTGGGATTTCGATCTCTTCGATGACTTCAAAAACTTCTTCATCGGGCGCGTATTTGGCCTCGATTGCAGCTTCGGCCCGTTGCGCAAGTTTCAGCCACTGCTTTGCCTCGGCAGTGCGACCCAATATCTCGCAGGTGTCTGAATAGGCGTAGAACAACGAAGCGGAGTAGTCAAAAACTCGCTCGGGATTCAACTCAGGAATCTGAAGCTCTGCTAAAGCGGCCTCGTTCTCACCCAGGTCTAGTCGAGCACCGGACATTGCAATCGCTAAATTAACCCGAACATCTGGCGAAAGTGAAGAACGATCAACCGCACGTCCGAGTTCGAGGGCCTTCTTGGGTCTACCCAAACCGCGTTCAGAGTCGACCATGATTGGCAACTGGTCGTTCGAGCCAGAAATACGCCTAAATGTGGTTAGTTCCCTAAGCGCTAAAGCGTAATCACCAACGGCATAGGCAGTTACTCCTACAGTTTCACGCACTATCGCGATACGTCCAGCACGCTCAGCGGCAGCCATAGCATGGCGATGTGCCAACTCTGGATCCTGGTCTGCCAAAATGGAAACCATCGCTAGATGGCGCGCCACGCGTTCAGCGTTTTCGGCGCTCAAAGTTTTCAATTGAACTCGAATACCGAGTTCTAGATCCTTTTCGGTAATTTCCTCAGGAATTGGCGGGCTCTTTGGCTTATTTGGATCAATTGGTCGCGCAACCCGCTGTTGCCAGGCGGGACGTTCGTAATTCTGTTGTTCAGCACGTCCGCTGGCAGAATTCTCGCGGTTGTCGCGGCCACCTCGGCCTTGACCCGAACCGGCATTACCGCCACGGCCGATTCCTCGACCAAACCTATCGCCAGGGGCCTGTCGCTTATTTGAATCATCCGAACTGCGACGTTGTCCAAACGAACGAGCTGAACCATCTCGACCGGAAAAATCACGATTTTCGCGTCCAGAATTTCTTTCGTTCATCAAATCTCCTTGGGCTTAAAGCAAAATGGCCACCTCAAAGAGGTGGCCATTTTGTAAATTAAGTCCGGCGGTGTCCTACTCTCCCACAAGGTCACCCTTGCAGTACCATCGGCGCAGGAGGTCTTAGCTTCTGGGTTCGGAATGTAACCAGGCGTTTCCCCTCCGCTATGGCCGCCGAAACACTATTGAGTTATGTTTCATTGACACACAGTGAGTGTGTTTT
Proteins encoded in this window:
- a CDS encoding TlyA family RNA methyltransferase; this encodes MRLDLALVERGLARSRNQAASLIEANRVLVSGNLGRKASQPVTEDAEIAVLEAVDYVSRAGHKLAKALDQFAEIELVGKIALDVGASTGGFTDVLLRRGVAHVVALDVGHDQMVPELAQNSRVSAIEGFNARDLSPQSLASKLAGSKFESNFGSLNPKFDLVVADLSFISLTMVLEQIKTVAPLADLVLLIKPQFEVGKQSLSANGLVNDHRLRAGAINQVVDEAERLGLGICGLVRSELPGTHGNQEYVLWISPNVLPNKSQWMQQIESVAKGV
- a CDS encoding CTP synthase, with protein sequence MAEAMDSAVTRHIFVTGGVASSLGKGLTASSLGNLLRARGLKVVMQKLDPYLNVDPGTMNPFQHGEVFVTEDGAETDLDIGHYERFLDVDLNQAANVTTGQIYSTVIARERRGEYLGDTVQVIPHITDEIKRRMRLQASEKPAPDVIITEIGGTVGDIESQPFLEAARQVRHEVGRDNVFYVHVSLVPYLGPSGELKTKPTQHSVATLRSIGIQPDAVVCRSDRPLPDSIKNKIALMTDIDVHAVVNAADASSIYDIPTVLNDEGLDSYIVKKLGLPEREVDWSRWSGVLAAVHQPKHQVRIGLVGKYIDLPDAYLSVTEALRAGGFALSAKVNIKWIPSDECETEEGARAALADVDAICVPGGFGVRGIEGKLGALKFARENKIPTLGLCLGLQCMVIEYSRNVVGLDGASSTEFEPDAKYPVIATMAEQVDIIAGGDLGGTMRLGTYEAKLLPGSIAASVYGSEVVHERHRHRYEFNNQYRDQIAAAGLVISGTSPDDQLVEFVELPKEKHPYYVSTQAHPEFKSRPTKAHPLFRGLVEAAIERAAATKLFEVKDA
- the xerD gene encoding site-specific tyrosine recombinase XerD produces the protein MDELESLVERYIRHLIIERGLAKNTELAYRRDLRKYIDFLAEQKISSVAEIDAALIASFSQYLSAQLGLSANSIARHLAAIRGFHRFLLSEGVTKVDPTFQIKPPKLGRKLPKAISISDVERLLDAAGADETSGVLQDSARLRDRAILELMYATGARVSEITALDIDDLVDPEMIRLFGKGSKERIVPVGSFAQTALQRYLVSARPGLASRGRGSAAVFLNLRGARMTRQSIWLILQSAAKRANLAAGISPHTLRHSFATHLLEGGADVRVVQELLGHASVTTTQIYTLVTVDSLRDTYLMAHPRAR
- a CDS encoding HAD-IIA family hydrolase translates to MTNFRSSYQLFLADLDGVIYEGKRAIDGAVDSIVSLQRSGIPVGFVTNNSSRKPETIAAQLAEFGLPVDPSSIISSARTGAELLSKSMPAGSRVLVVGGEGLRDQVTKAGFEVVSTVDEMPAAVIQGFSPDVAWHMLAEASYAIQKGAKWFATNSDWTIPQDKGMAPGNGTLISAIHTAVGQLPTVAGKPEPAIFGTALEHFGIPGSATLFIGDRLDTDILGANRSGIDSAVVMTGVCTRKELLAAKAESRPTYILGDLTEILGKYESPKQTKRGYKCSGAEVELLGNKVRVTAGDPKSLGALKATTALIWSSSTPIYGLDVEPELYE
- the recN gene encoding DNA repair protein RecN, whose protein sequence is MIDEIYIKDLGVIEEARLHFDRGLTVLSGETGAGKTMVLSALGLLLGERADSSTIRKSQTQAYVEGRWLISNSTAIQIALENLGSELSEGELIVNRSVNSEGRSKAALQGRAIPVSALSELAAELVVVHGQADQIRLKTSAAQREALDSAAGGELSVLLLEYQSAYQRWREASDELANFEASLANRETKISDLRYLLEQISEVNPQPGELEQLSDRITLLENLASIRQAAASAHEALSSDFSDQDAISLIGLAKKSLDPVLFDAKLEAISGRLAEANDLVRDAALDLAQYLGDLEGAAETELDAAQSRRAALNALLRKYPGTIEDLLTLQTEAQRQLDQLDFAEDGLNSLREKVELCESEARSLAAKVSEIRVKAAAQLVDAVNLELAGLAMPGATLVVSVEPGPLGQFGADAVSILLSPYPGAEPRPLGKGASGGELSRIMLAIEVVLAAKSITPTFIFDEVDAGVGGAAAIEIGKRLAKLAKTTQVIVVTHLAQVAAFADRHLRVTKNVGESYTASDVRSLDETERTTELARMLSGLTESELGLAHARELLDLAKLEKTNF
- a CDS encoding NAD kinase is translated as MQRNVLIVTHTRRLEAIEVGQFLIERLVESGITPVMSSGELNDYRNFNESQGATASTITAVKELGSDVHVADLELAVVFGGDGTILKAAEIVRESAVPLMGINLGHVGFLADSEREEIESTIQHIIERSYQVTDRLTLDVEVQVDGKTVYETWALNEATVEKSSRERMLEVVLEIDGQPLSSFGCDGMIVSTPTGSTAYAFSAGGPIVWPTIDALLVVPLSAHALFAKPLVVHPEAQVAVEVLQRSVGSGTLWCDGRRSTELPAGARVQVSKSKNPVRLASVQQTTFTKRLVQKFALPVAGWRGPAANERV
- a CDS encoding NUDIX domain-containing protein; the encoded protein is MTFDQPANMKLVSSDTVFEGMIWDIVREKFEYAGEELTREFVNHPGAVAILAVNERSEVLLIRQYRHPVREYLWEIPAGLRDVEAESAVEAARRELFEETGYRAKKFEPLISFHTTPGGNNETIEIFLATDLTYEGHAIELDGEERDMQVSWVALNECLSSILQSKMRSPSALVAIMAYALKAKNG
- a CDS encoding tetratricopeptide repeat protein, which produces MNERNSGRENRDFSGRDGSARSFGQRRSSDDSNKRQAPGDRFGRGIGRGGNAGSGQGRGGRDNRENSASGRAEQQNYERPAWQQRVARPIDPNKPKSPPIPEEITEKDLELGIRVQLKTLSAENAERVARHLAMVSILADQDPELAHRHAMAAAERAGRIAIVRETVGVTAYAVGDYALALRELTTFRRISGSNDQLPIMVDSERGLGRPKKALELGRAVDRSSLSPDVRVNLAIAMSGARLDLGENEAALAELQIPELNPERVFDYSASLFYAYSDTCEILGRTAEAKQWLKLAQRAEAAIEAKYAPDEEVFEVIEEIEIPVLPERTEFSERSRDSYQGRSDDRREPRAPSRAGYGSTSRNGDRPVRRDGDRPVRRDGDRPVRRDGDRPYNRDSSSSTRDSSESSSSRSSSAPRRPREGSRNRDFGSGESPKRGKRD